A stretch of Myroides oncorhynchi DNA encodes these proteins:
- a CDS encoding RHS repeat domain-containing protein, which produces MKVRKIVTDKGVVTKTDYLGEFQYVKGKLSFFPTSEGFFNAETNVYVYQFKDHLGNVRLSYSDKSKNNTIEASEIIEETNYYPFGLAHKGYNQKNDALMKDYKYQYNGKEKQEELGLNYYDYGARNYDAAIGRWMNVDPLAEKYMSFTPYAYVGNNPLNAIDPDGMRINPIYGEEGEFLGTDDKGLQGAAIIMNTNNFKQGMSNEEALSNSLGSEGLKDEKAVERMNNHYKGLKNRPDYDGVLTLSEANDWYRNGEGKPLYVDSAKISLLPQVKENFKVGESKYVNFASPSNANLETGLVYGTIKLTLLDSNGTTKLGGNGNKLDTYDFDYKKGRTGRNIATFLGEAVAGKGKGFDIYTYGKARLQSKPIKAPAKNKFERGPKF; this is translated from the coding sequence ATGAAGGTACGGAAGATTGTTACGGATAAAGGGGTAGTAACCAAGACAGACTACCTAGGAGAATTTCAGTATGTAAAGGGTAAACTTAGTTTTTTTCCTACATCAGAGGGATTCTTTAACGCAGAGACAAATGTTTATGTTTACCAGTTTAAAGATCATTTAGGTAATGTAAGACTGTCTTATAGTGATAAGAGTAAAAACAACACAATTGAAGCAAGTGAGATCATAGAAGAAACAAACTATTATCCTTTTGGACTAGCTCATAAGGGCTATAATCAGAAGAATGATGCTTTAATGAAAGATTATAAGTATCAGTATAATGGAAAAGAGAAGCAAGAAGAGTTAGGACTTAACTATTATGACTATGGAGCACGTAACTATGATGCAGCTATAGGTAGATGGATGAATGTTGACCCGTTGGCGGAGAAGTATATGAGTTTTACTCCTTATGCTTATGTAGGTAATAATCCTTTAAATGCCATTGATCCTGATGGAATGAGGATTAATCCTATTTATGGAGAGGAAGGTGAATTTTTAGGAACAGACGACAAAGGTTTACAGGGAGCGGCCATAATAATGAATACAAATAATTTTAAACAAGGAATGTCCAATGAAGAGGCTTTAAGTAATAGTTTAGGTTCAGAAGGTTTAAAAGATGAAAAAGCAGTGGAAAGAATGAACAATCATTATAAAGGACTTAAAAACAGACCAGATTATGATGGTGTTTTAACATTGAGTGAAGCTAATGATTGGTATCGAAATGGAGAAGGAAAACCTTTGTATGTAGATTCTGCTAAAATAAGCTTATTGCCTCAGGTTAAAGAAAATTTTAAAGTAGGTGAATCTAAATATGTGAATTTCGCATCTCCTAGTAACGCAAATTTAGAAACAGGATTAGTTTATGGTACAATAAAATTAACATTGTTAGATAGTAATGGTACAACTAAATTGGGGGGGAATGGAAATAAATTAGATACCTATGATTTTGACTATAAAAAAGGGCGAACAGGTCGAAATATAGCTACTTTTCTTGGAGAAGCAGTAGCTGGAAAAGGGAAAGGATTTGATATTTATACTTATGGTAAAGCTAGATTACAGAGTAAACCAATTAAAGCACCTGCCAAAAATAAGTTTGAGAGAGGACCAAAATTTTAG